CCTCGACAAATCAACGATCTGGGTCGTCTTGTTTGCACCAAATAACATCCACGCGCCGCCTTCAAGCCTGTTTCTCGACAAAGAAATGACATTGAAATCCATTTTAGACAAGGAAGCTGGAAGTTTGCCGGAAAGTTCGTTGTGGGAAAGATAAAGGTAAGGAATCTCTCCCTCGAAGTACCCAAAAGAGTCCGGGATTTGTCCTGTTAACTTGTTTCTGTCCAAATGGAGAGAGCCGAGATTCGGGAGCTGGGAGAGAGAACTTGGGATTGTTCCGGTGAGATTATTGAAGGAAAGGTTGAGGAGGGTGAGATTTTTGAGGGAGCCGAGGAAGCTTGGGAGAGAGCCAGAGAGATTGTTCCAGCTGAGGTCGAGGGATTTGAGGTGGCGGAGATTGGCTATGGTGGGTTGGATGGGTCCAGTGAGATTTGGCAGCTTGTGGAGCATGAGGGTTTGTAAGAACGGAAGGTCACCGACTTCCGGTGGGATTTGGCCGGAGATTTTGTCGTCGGCGAGGATGATGAGGGAGATGACACGGTGGGTGGTCGGGTGGCAGTCGACAGAGTACCAGGTACAACAGTCCTGTTTGGGATCCCAAGAGGAGAGGAGGTAGGGGTTGTTGAAGGCTTTTTTGATGGTGAGGAGGACTTTTTTGTCAGCTGGGTTGCAGAGCTGTGCAACAGAAATGGCgatggagatgaagaaaatgagaaggaagaggagGCATGAGAGTTTGAGATTTGGAGCCATGGAGGAAATGGGGGACAGGTATGGTCGGGAGGATAATAGATGGATGAACTTGAAAGGGATATAGTCCAAATCGAAGTCAAATAATGAAGGTGGTGTTTGGAGCATTATAGCTTTTATTGACTAGAGTCTCCATTCATCAAATGATTCTTGATGAATCTATGTAAGTGGTGAGTGCATTATAAACTTAGGTGCACCACGTCTTCTCTTCATTCAAGCTTGGCGTGCTGTTCGGCTTGGCTCGGCTCAACTCGACTCCCTAGACTAATCTTTCTTCCTCCCATTTTCTGATTGTCCCTCACTTGATTTTTCTCATCATCTCATGCTTGGATCTTcgtgttgagaattgttgagagggagtcTCATATTAACTTAGGCAAGGAATACATCTACATTGGTACAAGGCCTTGGAattccaaaacaaagccacgagaacttatgctcaaagtggacaataccataccattgtgaagattcgtgattcctaacaatccCTTCCTCCTTACTTTTTGTCCAATTCTGTCGCGACTAGAGTGTGAGTCGTTGGAGCAAAAGTTGTCTCTTCTTCGATTTGGCGAAGTGTTTCCGTCCATGTTTTGGGTGTCTGCTTCTTTCTCCCCTTTGTGTGATAGGTTATACAAAGTATTCCAACGTTCATGTTTCTCCTTTACACAACCAACAACATGTTGGTGATGTTCTTCGTTACTAGTTTGATCCCattgtatgatatgtataccCAGCGTTTGGGTATTTGATTAATGCACTACAagattttgttctcttttaaGGTAAAAAATCTTTGGGTCGTTATCGATTAAGCCTTTCTCAGATAAAAGTAtgtaaacatgattttggtgaacggtcgTACACTCACACACCATGAAATACTAAAAACCTGTCTAAGATAAAAGTATGAAGAGGGATTTGGAAGCATGTggtcatggacaacacgtcctggacaagcatgaccgaaACATCCAACATGCAACCGTAAACAACACGCcttagacaagcatgaccgtaaAAACTAACTACCCTCTTAGTTAGGACCGGAAGAGCTTCCAATTTTGATTTAtgctaatttattttttagacatGATAGTTATTTGATTATTCTTCCAAATTGAATgtctaattatttatattaaactttGGCAGGCCTTGGCCatcatcaatatatataaacacaaTCATAAAAGATCTAATCACAATGAACAATACTTCTCGCCGGCTGATGTAAACAGCATCAAAGTCGTCTCCTTCCatataaaaactatattgAACTGATCAACCTTCATTTGAGTCATCAATGGAGGATTTCCAAAGCTACACAATTCTCTTCCTCATATGGCTACTTTCCACCATCACAATCCGCTTCATTTTTGCCAAAACCAAGCCAAACCCTCGCCTTCCTCCAACCCCTTTAGCCCTTCCCATCATCGGCCATCTCCACCTCCTAGGACCCCTACCCCACAAAGCTTTCCACAAGCTCTCAACCCGCCATGGCCCTCTAATGCACCTCCGTTTAGGCTCCGTCCCTTGCATCGTAGTTTCATCCGCCGAAACGGCGAAACAAGTCCTAAAAACACACGAATCGTCCTTCTCAAACCGACCCCATTTGGCTGCAGTTGACTATCTAACCTACGGCTCGGCGGACTTCTCCTTTGCTCCCTATGGACGCTATTGGAAGTTCATGAAGAAGCTTTGTATGTCGGAGCTCCTTGGTAGCCGAACGCTCGACAGCCTTGCTCCGATAAGACAAGACGAGACACGGCGGTTTCTACGGTCGTTACAAACGAAGGCGGTCGAGGGGAAAGATGTTGATGTTGGAAGAGAGTTGATGAGGGCGAGCAACAATGTGATATCGAGAATGACGTTGGGGAAACGAAGCgcggaggaggaagaagaagcggAGGGGATAAGGATGTTGGTTAAGGATGTAGCTGAGCTTACTGGGACTTTTAATGTTGCGGATTACATTTGGTTTTGTAAGGGTTTGGACTTGCAAGGGCTTGGGAAGAGGTTGAGGGAAGTTCGTGAGAGGTTTGATGAGATGATGGAGAGGTTGATAATGGAGCATGAAGAGAGCTTGAAGATGATGGAGATGGAGGGAAATGGTGATGAGAAAGTGATGGATTTGCTTCATATTTTGCTTCTTAAGTTTAGAGATGAAAACTCGGAAGTGAAATTGACTCGAGAGAATATCAAGGCTTTTATTCTGGTAAGTTCGATTTGAAGTTATGGCTTAGTTCTCGATGTTAGAATCACGGacctccataatggtatgatattgttcacttacTTATagacccatgatcattcccttcgttagccgatgtgagactcctaccaacaatcctcccttcgACTAAAGTATatcatagagcctcccctgaggccttgGAGCCCTCGAGTAGTCTCTGCTTAATTAAGATTCGACTCCtttcccctgaggcctatggagccctcgaatagcctctgcttaattgaggcttgactcctttgtcctgaggcct
This sequence is a window from Cucurbita pepo subsp. pepo cultivar mu-cu-16 chromosome LG19, ASM280686v2, whole genome shotgun sequence. Protein-coding genes within it:
- the LOC111782194 gene encoding cytochrome P450 93A2 is translated as MEDFQSYTILFLIWLLSTITIRFIFAKTKPNPRLPPTPLALPIIGHLHLLGPLPHKAFHKLSTRHGPLMHLRLGSVPCIVVSSAETAKQVLKTHESSFSNRPHLAAVDYLTYGSADFSFAPYGRYWKFMKKLCMSELLGSRTLDSLAPIRQDETRRFLRSLQTKAVEGKDVDVGRELMRASNNVISRMTLGKRSAEEEEEAEGIRMLVKDVAELTGTFNVADYIWFCKGLDLQGLGKRLREVRERFDEMMERLIMEHEESLKMMEMEGNGDEKVMDLLHILLLKFRDENSEVKLTRENIKAFILDIFAAGTDASAVTTEWALAELINHPNIMEKARQELHTVVGKSRLVEESDITNLPYLQAIVKETLRLHSSPLIVRESTESCTINGYEIPAKTQLYVNIWAIGRDPNQWERPLEFEPDRFMGKEGSVSGDLRGQNFNLLPFGSGRRSCPGTTLALLIVQTTLACLVQCFDWKVTGGDGKVDMEEGPGLTLPRAHPLICVPIACLSPFPSLADIVP
- the LOC111782174 gene encoding polygalacturonase inhibitor-like, whose amino-acid sequence is MLQTPPSLFDFDLDYIPFKFIHLLSSRPYLSPISSMAPNLKLSCLLFLLIFFISIAISVAQLCNPADKKVLLTIKKAFNNPYLLSSWDPKQDCCTWYSVDCHPTTHRVISLIILADDKISGQIPPEVGDLPFLQTLMLHKLPNLTGPIQPTIANLRHLKSLDLSWNNLSGSLPSFLGSLKNLTLLNLSFNNLTGTIPSSLSQLPNLGSLHLDRNKLTGQIPDSFGYFEGEIPYLYLSHNELSGKLPASLSKMDFNVISLSRNRLEGGAWMLFGANKTTQIVDLSRNLFEFNLSEVVFPRSLTTLDLNHNKIFGSIPVAMTGLTFQLNVSYNRLCGEIPVGGRLQSFDLSSYFHNKCLCGAPLSSCTR